In Hemiscyllium ocellatum isolate sHemOce1 chromosome 2, sHemOce1.pat.X.cur, whole genome shotgun sequence, a single window of DNA contains:
- the LOC132826130 gene encoding RNA-binding protein with multiple splicing 2-like, translating into MLQLYQASPTAQRRVTQQIQSASQSQAQTDEVDSGLPMDIKPRELYLLFPSFKEYAGLLVKLTSKQPVGFVTLDSSVEAVMNALNSTLFDSENPQTLCVEFVKVNKMIAKSKLTATPNSTNMHPALAAHFIAHDPYDLAGTALIPACPEAWSPYCLYTTELTPAIPHTAFTYPAAALHTQMCWYHPSEIPPQGWKSHQLNI; encoded by the coding sequence CACCAACTGCCCAGAGGAGGGTGACACAACAGATTCAATCAGCTTCCCAGTCACAAGCACAAACTGATGAAGTCGACAGTGGCCTTCCTATGGATATTAAACCACGTGAGCTTTACCTTCTCTTCCCTTCATTTAAGGAATATGCAGGCTTACTGGTCAAGCTAACATCAaaacagccagttggctttgttacacTTGACAGCAGTGTAGAAGCTGTAATGAATGCATTAAACAGTACTCTATTTGATTCTGAAAATCCtcagactctctgtgtggaatttgtaaagGTGAACAAGATGATAGCCAAAAGCAAACTGACAGCTACACCTAACTCCACAAATATGCATCCTGCCTTGGCAGCACACTTCATTGCACACGACCCCTATGACCTTGCAGGAACAGCATTGATTCCTGCATGTCCAGAAGCCTGGTCTCCCTATTGCCTGTACACAACAGAACTGACCCCTGCCATTCCACATACTGCGTTCACCTACCCTGCTGCTGCACTTCACACTCAGATGTGCTGGTATCATCCATCTGAAATACCTCCACAAGGATGGAAGTCTCATCAGTTAAATATTTAA